From a region of the Hallerella porci genome:
- the nrdD gene encoding anaerobic ribonucleoside-triphosphate reductase, whose translation MVYDESLDGNMDVEQPQIYIMKRSGERVLFDGEKIANAIRKANGEEGILSDKLTEEQIVSIVKGIEKDARNASRDLSVEEIQDKVENSLMATGRFNVARLYITYRYKHNELRKMSNIDQKISGIVERDNEEVKQENSNKNPTVLSVQRDYMAGEWSRYYTSRYLLPEDVVNAHKEGLIHFHDADYFAQHMHNCCLVNLGDMLDNGTCISGTHIDSPRSFNTACTVASQIVAQVASSQYGGQTITMSHLARYVDISRKKISKRLKAEFAEAGVDIADEKLKKIVEDEVRREVESGCQTIQYQLITLQSTNGQAPFVTVFLYLHEVPEGQIRDDLALIIEVMLKQRILGVKDNRGYFITPAFPKLIYVLQDDNVSEGTPYFYLTKLAAECTAQRMVPDYISEKMALSLKGDCYPCMGCRSFLTPDRFTDAGKGNLGNAKNYVEGKHKYYGRFNQGVVTINLVDAACSSGGDEKKFWEIMKERLALCHKALRLRHERLLGTPSDVAPILWQDGALARLKPGEVIDRLLFDGYSTISLGYAGLAECVYYMKGVSHTSEEGEAFGLKVMQLLNDSCAAWKAAENVDYSVYGTPLESTTYKFAKGLQKRFGKIPHVTDKNYITNSYHIHVTEEIDAFDKLSKEAEFQRLSPGGAISYVEVPNMQNNIPAVLAIMKHIYNSILYAELNTKSDLCDVCGYTGEIRVIKDSTGKLVWECPNCGNRDQIKMHVARRTCGYIGTQYWNQGRTAEIADRVLHVGIGEIPTESNPNSVAR comes from the coding sequence ATGGTCTACGATGAAAGCTTAGATGGCAACATGGATGTGGAACAGCCGCAGATTTATATCATGAAGCGTTCGGGTGAACGTGTTTTGTTTGACGGCGAAAAAATTGCCAATGCAATTCGCAAGGCAAATGGAGAAGAAGGAATTCTCTCGGACAAATTAACCGAAGAACAAATCGTTTCCATTGTGAAAGGCATTGAAAAAGACGCCCGCAATGCGAGCCGCGATCTTTCGGTGGAAGAAATCCAAGATAAAGTGGAAAATTCCTTGATGGCAACGGGCCGTTTTAATGTGGCTCGCCTTTACATTACTTACCGCTACAAACACAATGAATTGCGCAAGATGAGCAATATCGACCAGAAAATTTCTGGCATTGTGGAACGCGATAACGAAGAAGTCAAGCAAGAAAATTCCAATAAAAATCCGACGGTGCTTTCGGTGCAGCGCGATTATATGGCGGGCGAATGGAGCCGCTATTATACGAGCCGTTATTTGCTCCCCGAAGATGTGGTGAATGCGCACAAAGAAGGCCTTATCCATTTCCACGATGCGGATTATTTTGCGCAGCACATGCATAACTGCTGCCTCGTCAATTTGGGCGATATGCTCGATAACGGGACTTGCATTAGCGGGACTCATATCGATTCTCCGCGCAGTTTTAATACCGCTTGCACGGTAGCGTCGCAGATTGTTGCCCAAGTGGCTTCGAGCCAATACGGTGGACAAACGATTACGATGTCGCATCTCGCACGTTACGTGGACATTAGCCGGAAGAAAATTTCGAAGCGTTTGAAAGCGGAATTTGCGGAAGCGGGCGTGGATATCGCCGACGAAAAGCTCAAAAAAATCGTCGAAGATGAAGTACGCCGCGAAGTGGAATCGGGTTGCCAAACCATTCAGTATCAGCTGATTACTTTGCAATCGACGAATGGTCAAGCGCCGTTTGTCACCGTCTTCTTGTATTTGCACGAAGTTCCGGAAGGTCAAATCCGCGACGATTTAGCGCTCATTATCGAAGTGATGCTCAAGCAGAGAATCCTCGGCGTCAAAGATAACCGCGGATATTTCATTACGCCGGCTTTCCCGAAGCTCATCTATGTTCTCCAAGACGACAATGTTTCGGAAGGCACTCCGTATTTCTATTTGACGAAACTCGCTGCCGAATGCACTGCGCAGCGTATGGTTCCGGATTACATTTCCGAAAAGATGGCGCTTTCGCTCAAGGGCGACTGCTATCCGTGTATGGGTTGCCGCTCCTTCCTCACGCCGGATCGTTTTACGGACGCGGGCAAAGGCAATTTGGGCAATGCAAAAAATTACGTCGAAGGCAAGCATAAATATTACGGTCGCTTTAACCAAGGCGTCGTCACCATCAATTTGGTCGATGCAGCATGTTCTTCGGGCGGCGATGAAAAAAAATTCTGGGAAATCATGAAGGAACGTCTCGCGCTTTGCCACAAGGCGTTGCGTTTGCGTCACGAACGTCTTCTCGGAACGCCGTCGGATGTGGCTCCGATTCTTTGGCAAGACGGCGCTTTGGCAAGACTCAAACCGGGCGAAGTGATTGACCGCTTACTTTTCGATGGTTATTCGACGATTTCCCTCGGCTACGCAGGCCTTGCCGAATGCGTTTACTATATGAAAGGCGTTTCGCACACAAGTGAAGAAGGCGAAGCATTCGGCTTAAAAGTGATGCAACTTTTGAATGATTCTTGCGCAGCGTGGAAAGCCGCAGAAAACGTGGACTATTCCGTTTACGGCACACCGCTCGAAAGCACGACGTATAAATTTGCCAAGGGCTTGCAGAAACGTTTCGGCAAAATCCCGCATGTGACCGACAAGAATTATATCACGAACAGTTATCACATTCACGTGACCGAAGAAATCGATGCATTTGACAAGCTTTCGAAAGAAGCAGAATTCCAGCGTCTTTCTCCGGGCGGTGCGATTAGCTACGTCGAAGTGCCGAATATGCAGAACAATATTCCCGCTGTTCTCGCCATCATGAAGCACATTTATAATTCAATTCTCTATGCGGAATTGAATACGAAATCGGATCTCTGCGACGTCTGCGGTTACACGGGAGAAATTCGCGTGATCAAAGATTCGACGGGAAAACTCGTTTGGGAATGCCCGAACTGCGGCAACCGTGACCAGATTAAAATGCACGTAGCGCGGAGAACTTGCGGCTACATTGGCACACAATACTGGAACCAAGGCCGCACCGCCGAAATTGCAGACCGCGTTTTGCATGTCGGCATCGGTGAAATTCCTACAGAATCCAATCCGAATTCGGTGGCGCGCTAA
- a CDS encoding TRAP transporter permease → MNDNREKLEEELIQRELKFEQEEEKKLEHYDNFVDKSDNSIHEDIDAVMRKYDKQSNVRIWVGKYKVAIELVLAFFAIWCIYVTLFATFLEEIRLTCFMGMIVLMGFIIYPAKRGEQKVNHIPWYDLLLMVSTSSAFFYFAWNASEIVNQGTRFAAHQIVIGIVGIIGLVEVTRRCVGKPILYVAGFFTLYALIYGLTNPDFFLKLRYFVRNLFYTKEGIFSTPLNVCSKYIVVFIIFGAFLERIGISIFFIELANRVAGRFSGGPAKVSVISSALCGMVSGSSVGNTVTTGSVTIPMMKKTGYKKEFAGAVEAASSTGGQIMPPIMGAAAFLMADFIGIPYSNIVEMSILPAILYFVGIFICVHLEARRLKLKGIPKEELPKMRVLAKKLYLLLPLVMLVVWVSGNFMTLQRAAAYAIILSIIVSLFNKENRINPKKFLDALVAGSKSTITVGAACGMAGIIAGSITMTGLANELINGIVGIAGSQLIVALVLTMVCCIVLGMGVPTTANYCIMAATTAPILIHMGVPTIAAHFFVFYFGIIADITPPVALAAYAAAAIAKGKPMKTAFNASKLAIAAFIVPYMFCFNPKMLLIDASWVEIVQIAITSFVGVFGITAALQGYFYGKISAPVRVILAAGGLLLIHPAMITDGIGLVVVGLCSGYQVLLAKRNKKKRLMENEMVNS, encoded by the coding sequence ATGAACGACAACCGCGAAAAACTAGAAGAAGAACTCATTCAGCGCGAACTCAAATTCGAGCAAGAAGAAGAGAAAAAACTCGAACATTACGATAACTTCGTCGATAAAAGCGATAATTCTATTCACGAAGATATCGATGCGGTCATGCGAAAATATGATAAGCAATCGAATGTTCGCATTTGGGTCGGGAAATACAAAGTTGCCATCGAACTCGTTTTAGCATTTTTTGCGATTTGGTGCATTTATGTGACTTTGTTTGCGACCTTCTTAGAAGAAATTCGCTTGACTTGTTTCATGGGCATGATTGTCTTGATGGGATTTATCATTTACCCTGCAAAAAGAGGCGAACAAAAAGTGAATCATATTCCGTGGTATGATTTGCTTTTGATGGTATCGACTTCGAGCGCATTCTTTTACTTTGCTTGGAACGCTTCGGAAATTGTGAATCAAGGAACGCGTTTTGCTGCGCATCAAATTGTCATCGGCATCGTAGGAATCATCGGACTTGTCGAAGTCACAAGAAGATGTGTTGGAAAACCGATTTTATATGTCGCCGGTTTTTTCACTCTTTACGCTTTAATTTATGGGCTCACCAATCCCGATTTCTTTTTGAAGCTTCGCTATTTTGTCCGCAATTTATTTTATACAAAAGAAGGCATTTTTTCGACGCCATTAAACGTGTGCTCGAAATACATTGTCGTGTTCATTATCTTTGGCGCATTCCTCGAAAGAATTGGCATTTCGATTTTTTTCATTGAACTTGCGAATCGCGTGGCGGGGCGCTTTTCCGGTGGCCCTGCGAAAGTTTCTGTGATTTCTTCGGCGCTTTGCGGTATGGTTTCGGGCTCGTCTGTCGGAAACACGGTGACGACGGGTTCTGTGACAATTCCGATGATGAAAAAGACGGGCTACAAAAAAGAATTTGCGGGCGCAGTCGAAGCGGCTTCTTCAACGGGCGGGCAAATTATGCCGCCGATTATGGGAGCTGCTGCGTTTTTAATGGCGGATTTTATCGGCATTCCGTATTCCAATATTGTGGAAATGTCCATTCTGCCGGCGATTTTATATTTCGTAGGAATTTTTATTTGTGTGCATTTAGAAGCGCGTCGTTTAAAGCTTAAAGGAATTCCGAAAGAAGAACTCCCGAAGATGCGCGTTCTTGCGAAAAAACTTTATTTGCTTTTGCCGCTTGTGATGTTAGTCGTTTGGGTTTCTGGAAATTTCATGACCCTTCAAAGGGCTGCCGCCTATGCGATTATTTTGTCCATTATCGTGAGCCTTTTTAACAAAGAAAATCGCATCAATCCGAAGAAATTTTTAGACGCTCTTGTGGCGGGCAGTAAAAGTACGATTACCGTTGGCGCTGCTTGCGGGATGGCAGGAATCATCGCAGGCTCCATTACGATGACAGGCCTTGCTAATGAACTCATTAACGGCATTGTGGGAATCGCCGGAAGTCAGCTGATTGTCGCCCTCGTGCTTACGATGGTTTGCTGCATTGTGCTTGGAATGGGAGTTCCTACAACGGCAAATTATTGCATTATGGCAGCAACGACTGCGCCCATTTTAATTCACATGGGAGTGCCGACGATTGCAGCGCATTTCTTTGTGTTTTACTTTGGAATCATCGCAGACATTACGCCGCCTGTCGCCTTAGCCGCTTACGCCGCCGCAGCCATTGCAAAAGGAAAACCGATGAAAACCGCCTTCAACGCTTCAAAACTTGCAATCGCCGCATTCATTGTTCCTTATATGTTCTGCTTTAACCCGAAAATGCTTTTAATCGATGCTTCGTGGGTAGAAATTGTGCAAATTGCGATTACTTCTTTTGTCGGAGTCTTTGGCATCACCGCCGCTTTACAAGGATATTTCTACGGAAAAATTTCGGCACCGGTCCGCGTGATTTTAGCGGCCGGCGGTTTATTGCTTATTCACCCAGCGATGATTACCGATGGCATTGGCTTAGTCGTTGTGGGATTATGCTCGGGCTATCAAGTGCTCTTAGCAAAAAGGAATAAGAAAAAGCGTTTGATGGAAAATGAAATGGTGAATTCGTGA
- a CDS encoding TAXI family TRAP transporter solute-binding subunit has protein sequence MDFLGKRISLFFLLALGFVFSLSGCKSYDARMMFGTGGTAGTYYAYGGVLAQYMRNFANVKVTAVSTGGSKVNVQSIQDGDYQLGFAQSDVMTYAWNGTRAFEKDGATHDFRVLGSLYDETVQLFTMNKDIKTVQDLKGKKVSVGASGSGVYFNAIDVLTAAGLTLDDIKPQFQSFGDSKEALKDGRIDAAFIVAGAPTSAITELATTNGVYLINIEGDVRAQIMEKCPYYTTKELAANTYPGQTEPMQTIAVKAVLIVSANANEETVYKLTSALFDHREEITKENAKGKELSIENATCTKSVPYHKGSAKYYQEHGVNVETLD, from the coding sequence ATGGATTTTCTTGGTAAAAGAATTTCGTTATTCTTTTTGCTTGCTTTAGGATTTGTCTTTTCCCTAAGCGGCTGCAAAAGTTACGATGCGCGTATGATGTTTGGAACGGGCGGAACTGCGGGCACTTATTATGCTTACGGCGGAGTTCTTGCGCAGTATATGAGAAATTTTGCGAATGTAAAAGTCACCGCTGTTTCGACGGGCGGCTCTAAAGTGAATGTGCAAAGCATTCAAGATGGCGATTATCAACTTGGATTTGCGCAATCCGATGTGATGACTTATGCGTGGAACGGAACGCGCGCTTTTGAAAAGGACGGTGCGACTCACGATTTTCGAGTGCTCGGTTCTTTGTATGACGAAACGGTGCAACTTTTCACGATGAACAAAGACATTAAAACGGTTCAAGATTTAAAAGGGAAAAAAGTTTCCGTTGGCGCAAGCGGTTCGGGCGTTTACTTTAACGCCATCGATGTTTTAACTGCCGCCGGTTTAACTCTTGACGATATCAAACCGCAATTTCAATCTTTCGGCGATTCAAAGGAAGCGTTAAAAGATGGACGCATTGATGCCGCTTTCATTGTCGCGGGAGCTCCCACTTCGGCGATTACAGAACTTGCGACGACAAACGGCGTTTATTTAATCAATATCGAAGGCGATGTCCGCGCACAAATTATGGAAAAATGTCCGTATTACACGACCAAAGAACTTGCGGCAAATACTTACCCCGGGCAAACGGAACCGATGCAAACGATTGCGGTAAAAGCGGTCTTAATCGTTTCGGCAAATGCAAACGAAGAAACGGTTTACAAATTGACTTCTGCACTTTTTGATCATCGCGAAGAGATTACAAAAGAAAATGCAAAAGGCAAAGAACTTTCGATAGAAAATGCGACTTGCACAAAGTCCGTGCCTTATCACAAAGGTTCTGCAAAATATTACCAAGAACACGGCGTAAACGTCGAAACTCTTGACTAA
- the hsdR gene encoding EcoAI/FtnUII family type I restriction enzme subunit R, whose translation MAANDKLSEEDIKNRFITPAIESKGWNKNAIRMEFKLTDGKINIRGNKAQREKAKFADYVLFLNPGNPIAIVEAKDETYGIAHGLQQAIAYAQMLEVPFAYSSNGHGFVEHDFLTGKERELKMDEFPTYDELCKRFKGEIHDGKGLAKLEEKIIDEPYCTGQGINSPRYYQRNAINKTLAAIAQGKNRALLVMATGTGKTYTAFQIVYRLLKSGLKKKILYLADRNILVDQSIVQDFKPLEKVIWKVQLNKADISKASSYQVYFALYQQLLGIKETDDDIENEKYSERYKEFFAPDFFDFIIVDECHRGSAKADSNWRKILEYFSKATQLGMTATSKETAYQSNIGYFGEPVYTYSLNDGIEDGFLAPFKFINLSLNISDGWRPCKGQLDANGNEIPDRIYNNKDFDYGIVIEDRTREVAKTITDYLKFTGDRFAKTIVFCANEDHADRMRKELVNENADQCKINSDYVVRITGSDAEGKSKLKEFISVTQKYPVIATTSKLLSTGVDCKMVKLIVLDQNISSMTEFKQIVGRGTRIREAEGKLSFAIMDLRNMRSMFLDPKWDGPAEQDENFSNEPCPKCGKYPCECPKENENEPCKVCGKFPCECNNPKPYQWIVDKNGCKAQVVNEEVATYDSNGSLLRTETIIDYTKRNILNEFANLNFFEKEWKSKKRKKEIIDMFKEKGIDLFALKEQQNMQDIDIYDFMCHLAFNKKTLTRKERANHVKKKDFFSKYGDKAREVLEALLERYINYNITEIEDLKILDNDPFRKFGSKKAIVNLFGSKDGYLLAVKELEDLIYEAA comes from the coding sequence ATGGCCGCAAACGATAAACTCAGCGAAGAAGACATAAAAAACAGGTTCATTACGCCTGCAATCGAATCAAAAGGTTGGAATAAAAATGCCATTCGGATGGAATTCAAACTAACCGATGGCAAAATCAACATTCGCGGAAACAAGGCCCAGCGCGAAAAGGCAAAATTCGCCGATTATGTTTTGTTTTTAAATCCGGGGAACCCCATCGCAATTGTCGAAGCAAAAGACGAAACTTACGGCATCGCTCACGGTTTACAGCAAGCAATTGCCTACGCCCAAATGCTCGAAGTTCCATTTGCATACAGTTCAAACGGGCACGGCTTTGTCGAGCACGACTTTTTGACAGGCAAAGAACGCGAACTTAAAATGGATGAATTTCCCACTTACGACGAACTTTGCAAAAGATTCAAAGGTGAAATTCATGACGGAAAAGGCCTAGCAAAACTCGAAGAAAAAATCATCGACGAACCTTACTGCACAGGACAAGGCATCAATTCGCCACGTTATTACCAGCGAAACGCCATAAACAAAACTCTTGCCGCAATCGCCCAAGGCAAAAACCGCGCCCTTTTAGTTATGGCGACAGGAACCGGAAAAACATACACCGCATTTCAAATCGTCTATCGTTTACTCAAAAGCGGATTAAAGAAAAAGATTCTTTATTTGGCCGACCGCAATATCTTAGTCGATCAATCGATTGTTCAAGATTTTAAGCCGCTCGAAAAAGTCATTTGGAAAGTCCAACTAAACAAAGCGGACATTTCTAAAGCCTCATCGTATCAAGTTTACTTTGCGCTTTACCAACAACTTTTAGGCATCAAGGAAACGGACGACGATATTGAAAACGAGAAATATTCGGAGCGTTACAAGGAATTTTTTGCGCCCGACTTTTTTGATTTCATTATCGTTGACGAATGCCACAGGGGTTCTGCCAAAGCCGACAGCAACTGGCGAAAAATTTTGGAATACTTTTCAAAGGCAACGCAGCTCGGCATGACGGCAACTTCCAAAGAAACTGCGTACCAATCCAACATCGGCTATTTTGGTGAACCCGTTTACACTTACAGCCTAAACGATGGAATCGAAGACGGCTTTTTAGCGCCCTTTAAATTTATCAATCTAAGCTTAAACATAAGCGATGGCTGGCGCCCGTGCAAAGGACAATTAGACGCAAACGGAAACGAAATCCCCGACAGAATTTACAACAACAAAGACTTTGATTACGGCATCGTCATCGAAGATCGCACAAGAGAAGTCGCCAAAACGATTACGGATTATTTAAAATTCACGGGCGATAGATTTGCAAAAACCATTGTCTTTTGCGCAAACGAAGACCATGCCGACCGCATGCGAAAAGAACTTGTAAACGAAAACGCCGACCAGTGCAAAATCAATTCCGATTATGTCGTGCGCATTACCGGTTCGGATGCCGAAGGAAAATCAAAACTCAAAGAATTTATTTCGGTGACTCAAAAGTATCCAGTCATCGCCACCACAAGCAAATTGCTTTCGACAGGCGTCGATTGCAAAATGGTAAAGTTGATTGTGCTTGACCAAAATATTTCTTCGATGACGGAATTCAAGCAAATCGTCGGCCGCGGCACGCGCATCCGCGAAGCCGAAGGCAAATTGTCTTTTGCTATTATGGATTTGCGCAACATGCGCTCAATGTTTTTAGACCCCAAGTGGGACGGTCCCGCAGAACAAGACGAAAACTTTTCAAATGAACCCTGCCCGAAATGCGGCAAATATCCGTGCGAATGCCCAAAAGAGAACGAAAACGAACCTTGCAAAGTGTGCGGAAAATTCCCGTGTGAATGCAACAACCCAAAGCCTTACCAATGGATTGTCGATAAAAACGGATGCAAAGCTCAAGTTGTAAACGAAGAAGTAGCCACCTACGATTCGAACGGCAGTTTATTAAGAACAGAAACCATTATCGATTACACCAAGCGCAACATTTTAAATGAATTTGCAAACCTGAACTTTTTCGAAAAAGAATGGAAATCCAAAAAGCGCAAAAAAGAAATCATCGACATGTTTAAAGAAAAAGGCATTGATTTATTTGCGTTAAAAGAACAGCAAAATATGCAGGACATCGACATTTACGATTTCATGTGCCACCTCGCATTTAATAAAAAAACGCTCACGCGAAAAGAGCGCGCAAACCATGTGAAAAAGAAAGATTTCTTTAGCAAATACGGCGACAAGGCCCGCGAAGTATTGGAAGCCCTGCTTGAACGCTACATAAATTACAACATTACAGAAATTGAAGATTTGAAAATTTTGGACAACGACCCATTTAGAAAATTCGGATCGAAAAAAGCAATCGTCAATCTGTTCGGTTCAAAAGATGGTTATCTTTTAGCTGTCAAAGAACTCGAAGATTTAATTTACGAAGCCGCGTAG
- a CDS encoding DUF3990 domain-containing protein: MLLYHGSDCKIEFPEIRKTKYSKDFSWGFYCTNNYEQACRWAERKLINAFINVYEYSENQELKILKFSDMNDEWLNFIAKCRKGILHDYDIVEGPMADDTIWNFVNDYLEGNISKEVFFEYAKFKHPTHQISFHSIRALDCLKFVKGESLCSKK, translated from the coding sequence ATGCTTTTATACCATGGAAGTGATTGTAAAATTGAATTCCCTGAAATTCGAAAGACGAAATATTCAAAAGATTTCTCATGGGGATTTTATTGTACCAATAATTATGAGCAGGCATGCAGGTGGGCAGAACGAAAGCTTATCAATGCATTTATCAATGTTTATGAATATTCAGAAAATCAAGAATTAAAAATTTTGAAATTCTCAGACATGAATGATGAATGGTTAAACTTTATTGCCAAATGCCGCAAAGGAATTTTACACGATTATGATATTGTAGAAGGTCCAATGGCAGATGATACCATTTGGAATTTTGTAAACGATTATTTAGAAGGTAATATTTCTAAAGAAGTTTTTTTTGAATATGCAAAATTTAAACACCCTACGCATCAAATAAGTTTTCATAGCATTCGCGCTTTAGATTGTCTGAAGTTTGTAAAAGGAGAATCATTATGCTCAAAGAAATAA